GGTTAGCTAACAACAAAATGATCCGAATTAACGCAGAAAACGGTCAAAAAGAGGCGTGCTATCGAGTCGGTAGTGATACAGTGAGTTTGGAACCATTTGATTGTAGTGAATCGAAACGCACTAAGGCTATGTATGAAAAGGGCCTTAATTACCTGCTTTACAGTCAGCAGCGCTTGTTTGATGGCAGTACGGCACGTTACTAAAGTTGGGTTGCAATCGATAAAAAAGAAGCTGGTGGAGGCCAGCTTCTTGCGTTTTGAATCTTGGAGACGGCATTAGAAAATTGAGCGACCGATTCGTTCAGAAAGCATTTCTAATGCGCGAGTGCCGGCGAGTGAGTTACCAGACTTATCCAGTTCAGGTGACCATACGGCTATGGTCATCTCACCCGGCACAATCGCGATGATCCCGCCGCCCACGCCTGACTTGCCTGGCATGCCGACGCGGTAAGCAAATTCGCCCGCACCATCATACAATCCACAAGTCGCCAGTAGTGCATTGAGTTGCTTGGTTTGTGTTGGTGTGATGATCTGCTTTTTGGTGTTGACCGACTGACCTTGGTTAGCAAGATAGCTAAAGGTCTTAGCAAGGTCTACACAGCTCATTTTAAGCGCGCAAGCGTGAAAGTAATTATTCAGTACTGGGATAACATCATTGTTGAAGTTACCGAATGAACGCATCAGATAGGCGATTGCGGCATTACGGTCGCTGTGCATCATCTCAGATGCAGCAACAATCTTGTCGTAGACAATATGGCTATCTCCAGACAATACACGTACAAACTCCAGCAGACGCTGTCTAGGGGCTGACAGGCGGCTTTGTAGCAAGTCTGCCACCACAATGGCGCCAGCGTTGATAAACGGATTACGAGGAATGCCTTGCTCCATTTCAAGCTGGATCAGCGAGTTAAATGCCTGTCCTGATGGCTCTTTGCCAACGCGTTGCCAGATTTCCTCTGGCTTATACAGCATCATGGCAAGCGTTAGGCTTAGCGCTTTAGAAATAGATTGAATTGAGAAGTTCTCTTCCGCATCACCTGCGGTGATCACTTCCCCTTCATTGGTATACACCGCGATACCCAATTTGGTATTGGGCACATTGGCAAGTGCAGGGATGTAGTCGGCGACTTTACCTTGTCCAATTAGCGGTTTTACTTCGCTTAGGATGGTAGAAAGGATCTGTTTTGTTGGTTTCATGGTTATTGTTCTCCCAACATTAGCGCTAAAAAAAGCCAACGTTGGGTTGGCTTTTCATTAATAAACTTTCGCGTTTTGCTTACGCAGTGCGACGGTATTTGATATCCCAAACACCGTGACCAAGGCGGTGACCACGAGCTTCAAATTTGGTCAGTGGACGCTCTTCAGGGCGCGGTACGAAATCACCATCAGTGGCAATGTTTTCAAAGCCCGGTGCTTCGTTCATGACTTCGACCATGTGCTCCGCGTAGTTTTCCCAGTCAGTTGCCATGTGGAAAATACCAGATTCAGGGATAAGTTTAGTTCTTACCATTTCTGCAAAATCTAGCTGAACAATACGGCGCTTATGGTGACGCTTTTTGTGCCATGGGTCTGGGAAGAACAGTTGCATTGTGCTTAGGCTGTTCTCTGGAATCATGTTAGCAAACACTTCAACTGCGTCGTGACACATTACACGTAGGTTGGTGACACCAGCATCGCGTGCTGAAGACAGGCAGGCGCCAACACCCGGGCTGTGTACTTCAATACCGATAAAATTCTTTTCGGGTGCGTTCTTTGCCATTTCGACTAAAGACGCGCCCATGCCGAAACCAACTTCAAGTACAACAGGGTTTTTGTTGCCAAATACCTGCTCCCAATCGAGTAGTGACTCTTGGTAATCAATACCCATTGTAGGCCAGCACTCTTCCATTGCCGATTCTTGGCCTTTGGTTAGGCGTCCTTCACGACGAACAAAACTGCGAACTTTGCGAATCAGTTTGCCATCTTCAGTGTATTCGTTAGTAGTCACTTCACTCATTGGTTTA
The Vibrio sp. CB1-14 DNA segment above includes these coding regions:
- the glsB gene encoding glutaminase B, with translation MKPTKQILSTILSEVKPLIGQGKVADYIPALANVPNTKLGIAVYTNEGEVITAGDAEENFSIQSISKALSLTLAMMLYKPEEIWQRVGKEPSGQAFNSLIQLEMEQGIPRNPFINAGAIVVADLLQSRLSAPRQRLLEFVRVLSGDSHIVYDKIVAASEMMHSDRNAAIAYLMRSFGNFNNDVIPVLNNYFHACALKMSCVDLAKTFSYLANQGQSVNTKKQIITPTQTKQLNALLATCGLYDGAGEFAYRVGMPGKSGVGGGIIAIVPGEMTIAVWSPELDKSGNSLAGTRALEMLSERIGRSIF
- the trmB gene encoding tRNA (guanosine(46)-N7)-methyltransferase TrmB codes for the protein MSEVTTNEYTEDGKLIRKVRSFVRREGRLTKGQESAMEECWPTMGIDYQESLLDWEQVFGNKNPVVLEVGFGMGASLVEMAKNAPEKNFIGIEVHSPGVGACLSSARDAGVTNLRVMCHDAVEVFANMIPENSLSTMQLFFPDPWHKKRHHKRRIVQLDFAEMVRTKLIPESGIFHMATDWENYAEHMVEVMNEAPGFENIATDGDFVPRPEERPLTKFEARGHRLGHGVWDIKYRRTA